The Ascaphus truei isolate aAscTru1 chromosome 3, aAscTru1.hap1, whole genome shotgun sequence genome includes a region encoding these proteins:
- the LOC142490083 gene encoding keratin, type II cytoskeletal cochleal-like, with amino-acid sequence MSHQSHQSTHSSSGSGHKNFSSSSACLSSFSKHSGSSFTSKKVSMGHKALPCFTSKSVYSHGSGGHKISVGSCRPVGSGHGYGGYGSGHGFSGSNYGFGGSSCSAGITNVTVNQSLLAPLNLEIDPNIQRMRTDEKDQIKGLNNQFASFIDKVRFLEQQNKMLETKWAFLQDQRAARSQIEPLFEAYISSLRRQLENLGCERARLDAERRNMEESVEEFRRKYEEEVNRRTAAENESVGLKREVDAAFMSKAELQARADSLSDEINFLRALFDAEISQLQAQISDTSVLVSMDNSRDLDLDGIIAEVRSQYEDVANRSRAEAEATYQSRYEALRSTAGSYGDNLRNTKQEIAELNRLIQRLKGEIESVKDQRARLEGAITEAEERGEMAVRDAKCKLTELEDALQKAKQDMARQLREYQELMNVKLALDIEIATYRKLLEGEESRLGGEGPVSISVLHSSTGSSHYGGSGHHHKSRCSTGSVSQGKHGSGHGQSC; translated from the exons ATGTCTCACCAATCTCATCAATCCACACATAGCAGCTCAGGCTCTGGGCACAAGAATTTCAGCTCCTCCTCAGCTTGTTTATCATCTTTCAGCAAGCACAGTGGGAGCTCATTCACTTCAAAGAAAGTATCCATGGGTCACAAAGCGCTACCTTGTTTTACAAGCAAAAGTGTCTATAGTCATGGATCAGGGGGACATAAGATCTCAGTTGGAAGTTGTCGACCAGTGGGAAGTGGACATGGATATGGAGGATATGGTAGTGGACATGGTTTCAGTGGATCTAACTATGGATTTGGGGGATCATCTTGCTCTGCAGGCATCACTAATGTTACTGTGAACCAAAGTCTCCTGGCCCCACTCAATTTGGAAATTGACCCAAACATCCAGAGAATGAGGACAGATGAGAAGGACCAAATCAAGGGTCTCAATAATCAGTTTGCCTCCTTCATTGACAAG GTACGATTCTTAGAGCAACAGAATAAAATGCTTGAGACTAAGTGGGCTTTTTTACAAGACCAAAGAGCTGCTAGATCTCAAATTGAACCTCTCTTTGAGGCCTACATTAGCAGTCTCAGGAGACAGCTGGAGAATCTGGGATGTGAAAGAGCGCGTCTGGATGCAGAAAGGAGGAATATGGAGGAATCAGTAGAAGAATTCAGAAGAAA ATATGAAGAGGAAGTTAACCGACGCACAGCTGCAGAGAATGAATCTGTTGGGCTTAAGAGG GAAGTTGATGCTGCTTTCATGAGCAAAGCTGAATTACAAGCAAGGGCGGACTCCCTGTCTGATGAGATCAACTTCCTGCGAGCTCTGTTTGATGCG GAAATATCTCAGCTTCAGGCTCAGATCTCAGATACATCAGTCCTTGTTTCCATGGATAACAGCCGAGACCTGGATCTGGACGGCATCATTGCTGAGGTCAGATCTCAATATGAGGACGTGGCTAACAGGAGCAGAGCTGAAGCAGAGGCCACATACCAATCAAGG TACGAGGCGCTGCGCTCTACTGCAGGCAGTTATGGGGATAATCTGCGCAACACTAAGCAGGAGATTGCTGAGCTCAACCGTCTGATTCAGAGACTTAAGGGAGAAATAGAGAGTGTGAAAGATCAG CGCGCTAGACTAGAAGGTGCCATAACTGAGGCTGAAGAACGTGGGGAGATGGccgtcagagatgccaagtgtaaacTGACTGAGCTGGAAGATGCTCTGCAGAAAGCTAAGCAGGACATGGCTCGCCAGCTGCGTGAATACCAGGAGCTGATGAATGTGAAGCTGGCTCTGGATATTGAGATCGCCACCTACAGGAAActgctggagggagaggagagcag GCTGGGTGGAGAAGGTCCTGTTAGCATCT CTGTGCTTCACTCTAGTACTGGATCATCACACTACGGTGGAAGTGGACACCACCACAAGAGCAGATGTAGCACTGGCAGTGTTTCCCAAGGAAAACATGGCTCAGGACATGGACAGTCCTGCTAA